The following coding sequences lie in one Streptomyces sp. NBC_00510 genomic window:
- a CDS encoding NAD(P)/FAD-dependent oxidoreductase: MARTVDAVVVGSGVNGLVAATELAKDGWSVALLEQGDRLGGFIATEERTLPGYLHDTYSSWHPLFVSGGAYAVLGEDLHRHGLEYRNGDGFVTGTVTDDGRVLLVHRDAATTAEAFGRAEDRAAYLAMLGRFLDNADAIGGMLSGEPRSPRTLRHIAKLVRRERFTGTEAWLRSAVTSGRSYCRGAFRGDEADLLWVPWLLHAGLSPDHAGGGLLLPVLAASLHGYGVPVVAGGAGNFVRAFETLLGELHVDVRTGYPVERLLLTDGRVTGVAGGGEHIHARRAVLASVTPTALYGELLPQDAPVPAAVRDQARRYRYGRAAMQLHVALSAPPGWNDDRLAGIPLFHLSDGSASTGIACAEAEAGLLPRRPTVVVGQQHVLDPSRVPEGAASLWIQLQELPFAPVGDAAGELDVGGGWTKALTEGYVDRVLARVARHAPDLPGKVLAWDAVTPADLSGHNPNAVAGDPYGGSAELDQSLLWRPLPGAPRHATPVPGLWHIGASTHPGPGLGGGSGHLAAQQLIRGARRPGRR, from the coding sequence ATGGCACGCACGGTCGACGCCGTCGTCGTCGGTTCCGGTGTGAACGGCCTGGTCGCCGCCACCGAACTGGCCAAGGACGGCTGGTCGGTGGCCCTCCTGGAACAGGGCGACCGGCTTGGCGGCTTCATCGCCACCGAGGAACGGACCCTGCCCGGCTACCTGCACGACACCTACTCCTCCTGGCACCCGCTGTTCGTGTCCGGAGGGGCGTACGCCGTCCTCGGCGAGGACCTGCACCGCCACGGCCTGGAGTACCGCAACGGCGACGGCTTCGTCACCGGGACCGTCACCGACGACGGCCGCGTGCTCCTCGTGCACCGCGACGCGGCCACCACGGCGGAGGCGTTCGGCCGGGCCGAGGACAGGGCCGCCTACCTGGCCATGCTGGGGCGCTTCCTCGACAACGCCGACGCCATCGGCGGCATGCTGAGCGGCGAGCCCCGCTCCCCGCGGACGCTGCGGCACATCGCGAAGCTGGTGCGCCGCGAACGGTTCACCGGCACCGAGGCCTGGCTCCGGTCGGCCGTCACCAGCGGACGCTCCTACTGCCGCGGCGCGTTCCGGGGCGACGAGGCCGACCTGCTGTGGGTGCCCTGGCTGCTGCACGCGGGGCTGTCCCCGGACCACGCAGGGGGCGGCCTGCTGCTGCCCGTGCTCGCGGCCTCGCTCCACGGCTACGGAGTGCCCGTCGTGGCGGGCGGCGCCGGCAACTTCGTCCGGGCCTTCGAGACGCTCCTCGGGGAACTCCACGTGGACGTCCGCACCGGGTACCCGGTGGAGCGGCTGCTCCTCACCGACGGCAGGGTCACCGGGGTGGCCGGCGGCGGTGAGCACATCCACGCGCGCCGTGCCGTCCTCGCCTCGGTGACCCCGACCGCGCTGTACGGGGAACTGCTGCCGCAGGACGCCCCGGTGCCCGCCGCGGTCCGCGACCAGGCCCGGCGCTACCGCTACGGCCGCGCCGCGATGCAGCTCCACGTCGCCCTCTCCGCCCCGCCCGGCTGGAACGACGACCGGCTCGCCGGCATCCCGCTGTTCCACCTGAGCGACGGATCGGCGAGCACCGGGATCGCCTGCGCGGAGGCCGAGGCGGGCCTGCTGCCGCGCCGGCCCACGGTGGTCGTCGGCCAGCAGCACGTCCTCGACCCGTCCCGCGTGCCGGAAGGCGCCGCGTCCCTGTGGATCCAGCTCCAGGAACTGCCCTTCGCGCCCGTCGGCGACGCCGCCGGCGAACTGGACGTCGGCGGCGGCTGGACGAAGGCACTGACCGAGGGCTACGTCGACCGGGTCCTGGCCCGGGTGGCCCGCCACGCCCCCGACCTGCCCGGCAAGGTGCTCGCCTGGGACGCCGTCACCCCGGCCGACCTGTCCGGGCACAACCCCAACGCCGTGGCCGGCGACCCCTACGGAGGCTCGGCCGAACTCGACCAGAGCCTCCTGTGGCGACCGCTGCCCGGCGCGCCCCGGCACGCCACACCCGTCCCCGGGCTGTGGCACATCGGCGCCTCCACCCACCCCGGCCCCGGCCTCGGCGGCGGCTCGGGCCACCTCGCCGCGCAGCAGCTCATCCGCGGCGCACGACGGCCCGGGCGCCGCTGA